The Augochlora pura isolate Apur16 chromosome 4, APUR_v2.2.1, whole genome shotgun sequence genome segment aaataacaaaggatTCTTATAACACGATAGaaaatgcaatatatttgtAGATATAGATACAAGTATTACCTTCTTGTCCCATTGTTGGTGAAGGTACCTTAACAATATGGTAGTTTTTTCGGTAACTATAACTGCAATAAGTAcaagaaatagtaaataaattctatttatattatagttataggTCATAGTAAATAAAAGTTTACTTTGTTCAGAGGGATGATCTCTTGTTGGTAAATAGACTGAGGGTTTTTTTACACAAGTTCTATTTCCATTGTCTGTGTGAaaattagcaaaattattttcattgtgcGAAGGCAAGCCTTTCAGAAACTCAGCGACAGACTGCAAACgcagaattttgttataagaAAATAGGTTAAcgtaaatatcgaaaatttatttatttttaatgaaatgtatatatactaagaatcaaaaatttcaagatttgttgtttaattaaaGGAGACATTGATCAAATTCAaaaggaaacaattaaattttcatatattcattttcttccaaaataatttaagataaattgtatataaccTATAAGATTATTTTGTGTCAAGGAAGAATGtctgtaaatgtaaataaagaaCAAGGTTTACCATTTCGATAAGATTAAATCACTACACAAGTTATAACTacgatacaaaattaatttaaaaaatcatatccACATAAGAACCAcacgtaatatttatatacacaaggaaaaatatgtttagaaTGCTGTAATTGGTACGAAATCAACTACCGTCTACTACCGTCATTTCTTTAACCACAGATTCTAAAATACCTAGATACGCTCTAAGACATCAACTGAATTTTTGGAGGAAATTCCGGTGTTATATTGCTACATTAAACTTTTAGTGtgatcattattttttaattgcaaatgaCGTACTATAAAACGAGAAAACATTGaaatccaatttttattcaaataaagtaCAACATAAAATTCGACAAGAATCATTTCGTTTGTATAGCGCCAATTAGCAATTGACTAATTTTGCCATGAGCATAATTTCGGTGAATTATTCTTCGCGT includes the following:
- the LOC144468646 gene encoding DET1- and DDB1-associated protein 1, producing MSVAEFLKGLPSHNENNFANFHTDNGNRTCVKKPSVYLPTRDHPSEQIIVTEKTTILLRYLHQQWDKKNTDRKRDFLSANGDSEDDSGTTVRSKRPRLDANNIL